Proteins encoded in a region of the Bubalus bubalis isolate 160015118507 breed Murrah chromosome 9, NDDB_SH_1, whole genome shotgun sequence genome:
- the IL17B gene encoding interleukin-17B isoform X1, with protein sequence MQRRKLRLREDGSHKQPCRDRPLEWRPFLHEGEHCIQKAGTTSHQVLTDLMDLALVRAHRFRNMFTAGLNCAENMPRKATRGVDKALPRDQLFLLTISIFLGLGQPRNPKGKRKGPGRPGTLAPGPHQLPLDLVSRAKPYARMEEYERNLAEMVAQLRNSSEPARRKCEVNLQLWLSNKRSLSPWGYSINHDPSRIPADLPEAQCLCLGCVNPFTMQEDRSMVSVPVFSQVPVRRRLCPPPPRPGPCRQRAVMETIAVGCTCIF encoded by the exons agaaggaaactgaggctgagagaggatgGAAGTCACAAGCAGCCATGCAGGGACAGGCCCTTGGAGTGGAGACCTTTTCTACATGAGGGGGAGCATTGTATCCAGAAGGCCGGGACAACCAGCCATCAAGTCCTCACGGACCTCATGGATTTGGCCCTCGTGAGAGCACACAGATTCAGAAACATGTTCACAGCAGGCTTGAACTGTGCAGAAAATATGCCAAGAAAAGCAACACGGGGGGTGGATAAAGCCCTGCCCAGAGACCAG CTGTTCCTTCTTACCATCTCCATCTTCCTGGGGCTAGGCCAGCCCAGGAACCCCAAAGGCAAGAGAAAGGGGCCAGGGCGGCCTGGGACCCTGGCCCCTGGGCCTCACCAGTTACCACTGGACCTGGTGTCCCGGGCAAAGCCCTATGCCCGCATGGAGGAATatgagaggaacctggcagagaTGGTGGCGCAGCTGAGGAACAGCTCCGAGCCGGCCAGGAGGAAGTGCGAGGTCAACCTGCAGCTGTGGCTGTCCAACAAGAGGAGTCTGTCACCCTGGGGCTACAG CATCAACCATGACCCCAGCCGCATTCCTGCAGACCTGCCAGAGGCGCAGTGCTTGTGTCTGGGCTGTGTGAACCCCTTCACCATGCAGGAGGACCGCAGCATGGTGAGCGTGCCCGTGTTCAGCCAGGTGCCTGTGCGTCGCCGCCTCTGCCCGCCGCCGCCACGCCCCGGGCCCTGCCGCCAGCGCGCAGTCATGGAGACCATCGCCGTGGGCTGTACCTGCATCTTCTGA
- the IL17B gene encoding interleukin-17B isoform X2 has protein sequence MDLALVRAHRFRNMFTAGLNCAENMPRKATRGVDKALPRDQLFLLTISIFLGLGQPRNPKGKRKGPGRPGTLAPGPHQLPLDLVSRAKPYARMEEYERNLAEMVAQLRNSSEPARRKCEVNLQLWLSNKRSLSPWGYSINHDPSRIPADLPEAQCLCLGCVNPFTMQEDRSMVSVPVFSQVPVRRRLCPPPPRPGPCRQRAVMETIAVGCTCIF, from the exons ATGGATTTGGCCCTCGTGAGAGCACACAGATTCAGAAACATGTTCACAGCAGGCTTGAACTGTGCAGAAAATATGCCAAGAAAAGCAACACGGGGGGTGGATAAAGCCCTGCCCAGAGACCAG CTGTTCCTTCTTACCATCTCCATCTTCCTGGGGCTAGGCCAGCCCAGGAACCCCAAAGGCAAGAGAAAGGGGCCAGGGCGGCCTGGGACCCTGGCCCCTGGGCCTCACCAGTTACCACTGGACCTGGTGTCCCGGGCAAAGCCCTATGCCCGCATGGAGGAATatgagaggaacctggcagagaTGGTGGCGCAGCTGAGGAACAGCTCCGAGCCGGCCAGGAGGAAGTGCGAGGTCAACCTGCAGCTGTGGCTGTCCAACAAGAGGAGTCTGTCACCCTGGGGCTACAG CATCAACCATGACCCCAGCCGCATTCCTGCAGACCTGCCAGAGGCGCAGTGCTTGTGTCTGGGCTGTGTGAACCCCTTCACCATGCAGGAGGACCGCAGCATGGTGAGCGTGCCCGTGTTCAGCCAGGTGCCTGTGCGTCGCCGCCTCTGCCCGCCGCCGCCACGCCCCGGGCCCTGCCGCCAGCGCGCAGTCATGGAGACCATCGCCGTGGGCTGTACCTGCATCTTCTGA
- the IL17B gene encoding interleukin-17B isoform X4 translates to MDWPHNLAKPYARMEEYERNLAEMVAQLRNSSEPARRKCEVNLQLWLSNKRSLSPWGYSINHDPSRIPADLPEAQCLCLGCVNPFTMQEDRSMVSVPVFSQVPVRRRLCPPPPRPGPCRQRAVMETIAVGCTCIF, encoded by the exons ATGGACTGGCCACATAACCTG GCAAAGCCCTATGCCCGCATGGAGGAATatgagaggaacctggcagagaTGGTGGCGCAGCTGAGGAACAGCTCCGAGCCGGCCAGGAGGAAGTGCGAGGTCAACCTGCAGCTGTGGCTGTCCAACAAGAGGAGTCTGTCACCCTGGGGCTACAG CATCAACCATGACCCCAGCCGCATTCCTGCAGACCTGCCAGAGGCGCAGTGCTTGTGTCTGGGCTGTGTGAACCCCTTCACCATGCAGGAGGACCGCAGCATGGTGAGCGTGCCCGTGTTCAGCCAGGTGCCTGTGCGTCGCCGCCTCTGCCCGCCGCCGCCACGCCCCGGGCCCTGCCGCCAGCGCGCAGTCATGGAGACCATCGCCGTGGGCTGTACCTGCATCTTCTGA
- the IL17B gene encoding interleukin-17B isoform X3, with amino-acid sequence MDWPHNLLFLLTISIFLGLGQPRNPKGKRKGPGRPGTLAPGPHQLPLDLVSRAKPYARMEEYERNLAEMVAQLRNSSEPARRKCEVNLQLWLSNKRSLSPWGYSINHDPSRIPADLPEAQCLCLGCVNPFTMQEDRSMVSVPVFSQVPVRRRLCPPPPRPGPCRQRAVMETIAVGCTCIF; translated from the exons ATGGACTGGCCACATAACCTG CTGTTCCTTCTTACCATCTCCATCTTCCTGGGGCTAGGCCAGCCCAGGAACCCCAAAGGCAAGAGAAAGGGGCCAGGGCGGCCTGGGACCCTGGCCCCTGGGCCTCACCAGTTACCACTGGACCTGGTGTCCCGGGCAAAGCCCTATGCCCGCATGGAGGAATatgagaggaacctggcagagaTGGTGGCGCAGCTGAGGAACAGCTCCGAGCCGGCCAGGAGGAAGTGCGAGGTCAACCTGCAGCTGTGGCTGTCCAACAAGAGGAGTCTGTCACCCTGGGGCTACAG CATCAACCATGACCCCAGCCGCATTCCTGCAGACCTGCCAGAGGCGCAGTGCTTGTGTCTGGGCTGTGTGAACCCCTTCACCATGCAGGAGGACCGCAGCATGGTGAGCGTGCCCGTGTTCAGCCAGGTGCCTGTGCGTCGCCGCCTCTGCCCGCCGCCGCCACGCCCCGGGCCCTGCCGCCAGCGCGCAGTCATGGAGACCATCGCCGTGGGCTGTACCTGCATCTTCTGA
- the PCYOX1L gene encoding prenylcysteine oxidase-like isoform X1 — MRKPYLGGGTEKLPMTEPAPREIRLMRASCRRGTAACPIRSCDQRGWKAEQPAGRWGGAGSPAPTRQCPSPGMLPPSLPAMAHAARLLAALAALLAAAATGDARPSKIAVVGAGIGGSAVAHFLQQHFGPRVQIDVFEKGTVGGRLATISVNKQHYESGAASFHSLSLHMQGFVKQLGLRHRREVGGRSAIFNGENFVLEETDWYLLNLFRLWWHYGISFLRLQMWVEEVMEKFMRIYKYQAHGYAFSGVEELLYSLGESAFVNMTQRSVAESLLQVGVTQRFIDDVVSAVLRASYGQSAAMPAFAGAMSLAGAQGSLWSVEGGNKLVCSGLLKLTKANVIHATVTTVTLQPTEGKPLYRVRYENEAGTGSDNYDIVVIATPLHLDNSSTIAFEGFDPPIDVVQGSFQPTVVSLVHGYLNSSYFGFPDPKLFPFANILTTDFPSFFCALDNICPVNISASFRRKQPQEAAVWRVQSPQPLLRSQLKTLFRSYYSVQTAEWQAHPVHSPHTPLPRFTLHDQLFHLNALEWAAGSVEVTAVAAKNVALLAFNRWYQDLDKIDQKDLMHKVKTEL, encoded by the exons ATGAGGAAACCGTATCTAGGAGGCGGGACGGAGAAGTTGCCAATGACAGAGCCTGCCCCCAGAGAGATACGGCTAATGAGGGCCTCGTGCCGAAGAGGGACTGCCGCTTGTCCAATAAGAAGCTGTGACCAGCGAGGCTGGAAGGCGGAACAGCCAGCTGGGcgctggggcggggcggggagcccAGCGCCAACCCGCCAGTGCCCGAGCCCCGGCATGCTGCCCCCATCGCTGCCCGCCATGGCCCACGCTGCCCGGCTCCTCGCCGCGCTGGCCGCGCTCCTCGCTGCCGCCGCTACAGGCGATGCCCGGCCCAGTAAAATCG CTGTGGTTGGAGCTGGAATCGGGGGCTCTGCTGTGGCCCACTTCCTCCAACAGCACTTTGGCCCCCGGGTGCAGATCGACGTGTTCGAGAAGGGGACCGTGGGCGGCCGCCTAGCCACCATCTCCGTCAACAAGCAGCACTATGAGAGTGGCGCCGCCTCCTTTCACTCCCTGAGCCTCCACATGCAGGGTTTCGTCAAGCAGCTGG GGCTGCGGCACCGGCGcgaggtgggaggcaggagcgCCATCTTCAATGGGGAGAACTTCGTGCTGGAGGAGACAGACTGGTACCTGCTGAACCTCTTCCGCCTCTGGTGGCACTACGGCATCAGCTTCCTGAGACTGCAGATGTGGGTGGAGGAGGTCATGGAGAAGTTCATGAG GATCTATAAGTACCAGGCCCACGGTTATGCCTTCTCGGGTGTGGAGGAACTGCTCTACTCACTGGGAGAATCCGCCTTCGTCAACATGACCCAGCGCTCCGTGGCTGAGTCCCTGCTCCAGGTGGGCGTCACCCAGCGCTTTATCGACGACGTAGTCTCCGCCGTCCTGCGGGCCAGCTACGGCCAGTCAGCAGCGATGCCCGCCTTTGCCG GAGCCATGTCTCTAGCGGGGGCCCAGGGTAGCCTGTGGTCTGTGGAGGGAGGCAACAAGCTGGTTTGTTCTGGTCTGCTGAAGCTCACCAAGGCCAACGTGATCCATGCCACGGTGACCACTGTGACCCTGCAGCCAACAG AGGGGAAACCCTTGTATCGGGTCAGGTATGAGAATGAGGCGGGCACGGGCTCTGACAACTATGACATAGTGGTCATCGCCACCCCCCTGCACCTGGACAACAGCAGCACCATCGCCTTTGAAGGATTCGACCCACCCATCGATGTCGTCCAGGGCTCTTTCCAGCCCACTGTCGTCTCCTTGGTCCATGGCTACCTCAACTCTTCCTACTTTGGCTTCCCCGACCCTAAGCTTTTCCCCTTTGCCAATATCCTTACCACAGATTTCCCCAGCTTCTTCTGTGCCCTGGACAACATCTGTCCTGTCAACATCTCAGCCAGCTTCCGGCGGAAGCAGCCTCAGGAGGCCGCTGTTTGGCGAGTCCAgtccccccagcccctcctccggTCCCAGCTGAAGACCCTCTTTCGCTCCTATTACTCAGTCCAGACGGCCGAATGGCAGGCCCACCCCGTCCATAGCCCCCACACCCCTCTCCCACGGTTCACACTGCATGACCAGCTCTTCCACCTCAATGCCCTGGAGTGGGCGGCCGGCTCCGTGGAGGTGACGGCTGTGGCTGCCAAGAACGTGGCACTGCTGGCCTTCAACCGCTGGTACCAGGACCTAGACAAGATTGACCAAAAGGATTTGATGCACAAGGTGAAGACTGAGCTGTGA
- the PCYOX1L gene encoding prenylcysteine oxidase-like isoform X2: MRKPYLGGGTEKLPMTEPAPREIRLMRASCRRGTAACPIRSCDQRGWKAEQPAGRWGGAGSPAPTRQCPSPGMLPPSLPAMAHAARLLAALAALLAAAATGDARPSKIGLRHRREVGGRSAIFNGENFVLEETDWYLLNLFRLWWHYGISFLRLQMWVEEVMEKFMRIYKYQAHGYAFSGVEELLYSLGESAFVNMTQRSVAESLLQVGVTQRFIDDVVSAVLRASYGQSAAMPAFAGAMSLAGAQGSLWSVEGGNKLVCSGLLKLTKANVIHATVTTVTLQPTEGKPLYRVRYENEAGTGSDNYDIVVIATPLHLDNSSTIAFEGFDPPIDVVQGSFQPTVVSLVHGYLNSSYFGFPDPKLFPFANILTTDFPSFFCALDNICPVNISASFRRKQPQEAAVWRVQSPQPLLRSQLKTLFRSYYSVQTAEWQAHPVHSPHTPLPRFTLHDQLFHLNALEWAAGSVEVTAVAAKNVALLAFNRWYQDLDKIDQKDLMHKVKTEL; encoded by the exons ATGAGGAAACCGTATCTAGGAGGCGGGACGGAGAAGTTGCCAATGACAGAGCCTGCCCCCAGAGAGATACGGCTAATGAGGGCCTCGTGCCGAAGAGGGACTGCCGCTTGTCCAATAAGAAGCTGTGACCAGCGAGGCTGGAAGGCGGAACAGCCAGCTGGGcgctggggcggggcggggagcccAGCGCCAACCCGCCAGTGCCCGAGCCCCGGCATGCTGCCCCCATCGCTGCCCGCCATGGCCCACGCTGCCCGGCTCCTCGCCGCGCTGGCCGCGCTCCTCGCTGCCGCCGCTACAGGCGATGCCCGGCCCAGTAAAATCG GGCTGCGGCACCGGCGcgaggtgggaggcaggagcgCCATCTTCAATGGGGAGAACTTCGTGCTGGAGGAGACAGACTGGTACCTGCTGAACCTCTTCCGCCTCTGGTGGCACTACGGCATCAGCTTCCTGAGACTGCAGATGTGGGTGGAGGAGGTCATGGAGAAGTTCATGAG GATCTATAAGTACCAGGCCCACGGTTATGCCTTCTCGGGTGTGGAGGAACTGCTCTACTCACTGGGAGAATCCGCCTTCGTCAACATGACCCAGCGCTCCGTGGCTGAGTCCCTGCTCCAGGTGGGCGTCACCCAGCGCTTTATCGACGACGTAGTCTCCGCCGTCCTGCGGGCCAGCTACGGCCAGTCAGCAGCGATGCCCGCCTTTGCCG GAGCCATGTCTCTAGCGGGGGCCCAGGGTAGCCTGTGGTCTGTGGAGGGAGGCAACAAGCTGGTTTGTTCTGGTCTGCTGAAGCTCACCAAGGCCAACGTGATCCATGCCACGGTGACCACTGTGACCCTGCAGCCAACAG AGGGGAAACCCTTGTATCGGGTCAGGTATGAGAATGAGGCGGGCACGGGCTCTGACAACTATGACATAGTGGTCATCGCCACCCCCCTGCACCTGGACAACAGCAGCACCATCGCCTTTGAAGGATTCGACCCACCCATCGATGTCGTCCAGGGCTCTTTCCAGCCCACTGTCGTCTCCTTGGTCCATGGCTACCTCAACTCTTCCTACTTTGGCTTCCCCGACCCTAAGCTTTTCCCCTTTGCCAATATCCTTACCACAGATTTCCCCAGCTTCTTCTGTGCCCTGGACAACATCTGTCCTGTCAACATCTCAGCCAGCTTCCGGCGGAAGCAGCCTCAGGAGGCCGCTGTTTGGCGAGTCCAgtccccccagcccctcctccggTCCCAGCTGAAGACCCTCTTTCGCTCCTATTACTCAGTCCAGACGGCCGAATGGCAGGCCCACCCCGTCCATAGCCCCCACACCCCTCTCCCACGGTTCACACTGCATGACCAGCTCTTCCACCTCAATGCCCTGGAGTGGGCGGCCGGCTCCGTGGAGGTGACGGCTGTGGCTGCCAAGAACGTGGCACTGCTGGCCTTCAACCGCTGGTACCAGGACCTAGACAAGATTGACCAAAAGGATTTGATGCACAAGGTGAAGACTGAGCTGTGA